The following are encoded together in the Streptomyces sp. NBC_01465 genome:
- the mshB gene encoding N-acetyl-1-D-myo-inositol-2-amino-2-deoxy-alpha-D-glucopyranoside deacetylase: MTDLPARRLLLVHAHPDDESINNGATMAKYAAEGALVTLVTCTLGEEGEVIPPELAHLAPDQEDCLGPHRIGELAAAMKELGVTDHRFLGGPGRFRDSGMMGVEQNHRDGAFWNTDVDEAATDLVEVVRSVRPQVLVTYDPDGGYGHPDHIQAHRVAMRAADLAAETAFRRDLGEPHTISKIYWNRVPRPVAEEGFARLREAGTEFPGIAEIGDVPGVVDDALVTAEIDGEPYREQKTAAMRAHATQVAVDGPFFALSNDLGQPLFAREYYQLVRGASGAPEGERETDLFAGVDTGVQS, encoded by the coding sequence ATGACGGACCTTCCCGCCCGTCGTCTGCTTCTGGTGCACGCGCACCCCGACGACGAGTCGATCAACAACGGCGCCACCATGGCCAAGTACGCCGCCGAAGGCGCACTGGTCACCCTGGTGACCTGCACCCTCGGCGAGGAGGGCGAGGTCATCCCGCCCGAACTCGCCCATCTGGCCCCGGACCAGGAGGACTGCCTGGGGCCGCACCGCATCGGTGAACTGGCCGCCGCGATGAAGGAGCTGGGGGTCACCGACCACCGCTTCCTCGGCGGGCCAGGACGGTTCCGCGACTCCGGGATGATGGGCGTCGAACAGAACCACCGCGACGGCGCGTTCTGGAACACGGACGTGGACGAGGCGGCCACGGACCTCGTCGAGGTCGTCCGGTCCGTGCGCCCGCAGGTGCTGGTGACGTACGACCCGGACGGCGGCTACGGACACCCCGACCACATCCAGGCCCACCGCGTCGCCATGCGCGCAGCCGACCTGGCGGCCGAGACAGCCTTCCGGCGGGACCTCGGGGAGCCGCACACGATCTCCAAGATCTACTGGAACCGGGTCCCGCGCCCGGTCGCCGAGGAGGGCTTCGCGCGGCTGCGCGAGGCCGGCACGGAGTTCCCGGGGATCGCCGAGATCGGCGATGTACCGGGCGTGGTGGACGACGCGCTGGTCACGGCGGAGATCGACGGGGAGCCGTACCGCGAGCAGAAGACGGCCGCGATGCGCGCGCACGCCACCCAGGTCGCGGTGGACGGGCCGTTCTTCGCGCTCTCCAACGACCTGGGGCAGCCGCTCTTCGCCCGGGAGTACTACCAGCTGGTGCGCGGGGCCTCCGGGGCGCCGGAGGGCGAGCGCGAGACGGATCTCTTCGCCGGTGTCGACACAGGAGTGCAGTCGTGA
- a CDS encoding ABC transporter permease, producing the protein MSFVPNGLARAAVRFKPASFAGTFVALIMAALIVSACGILLETGTRASVPAERYANAPVVAAADQYAHLVTGSGDSRSESAVPLPDTARVDASLAGKAAHAPGVEAAVADYTFPVRQGGSVLTGHGWGSHAFTGAALTSGAAPRTGEVVLDASAKARVGDTVSLETPAGRADFRVSGLAKAGSGDAGGQPTGWFADAQSSALAGHPGKADAIAVLAKDGTDANALAAGVEKALAGSGAQVHTGDDRGAVEDHGLAYAKEMLTGLGGSFGGIAAVVAVFTASGTVALSVAQRAREFALLRAVGATPRQIRRAVASEALLVAPLAGLVGCLPGIGLAHWWFGQLKDRGAVPDAVQLHVSWIPLVAAVGTGLLTALVAGWAAGRRPARTKPGQALAEASVERLRPGVIRTVLGVAALVGGGFLTGLAARSAGDDAANAALGVVMLFMLAVALLGPLVARLCVALFGLPLRGRGAAATLAADNSRTNARRLASAITPIVLAMAFASTLAFMHTSESHVAARQLAAGVTADHVVTHPAGLPAEAVDRAARAPGVEAAVGLLDAQVLVPVGSGGDRYLQGSATQGISGSGAQLAKVQDLDVRSGSLDQVGQGRIAVDKMLAASAKVTVGDKLPMYLPDGTRTSPEVVAVYGRGLGLPAVTMDRAALAAHVTAPYDSTLLVRGGDANSLAPLGKVTDASGYALEKSTDAELNAWANYTMAGVLGGFAAVAAVNTLVMTVFDRRRELSMLRLVGATRRQVMGMLRWEGLLVAVAGVVLGTAIAAATLVPMVRGLTGEAPYVPPLVYGSFAAAAVGLALLAVTLPARAALRVRQG; encoded by the coding sequence GTGAGCTTTGTCCCCAACGGGCTCGCGCGCGCGGCCGTCCGTTTCAAGCCCGCCTCGTTCGCCGGGACCTTCGTCGCGCTGATAATGGCCGCGCTGATCGTCTCGGCCTGCGGCATCCTCCTCGAGACCGGCACCCGCGCCTCCGTGCCCGCCGAGCGGTACGCCAACGCGCCGGTCGTGGCGGCCGCGGACCAGTACGCCCACCTCGTCACCGGCAGCGGCGACAGCCGCTCCGAGTCGGCGGTCCCGCTGCCGGACACCGCGCGCGTGGACGCCTCGCTGGCCGGCAAGGCGGCCCACGCCCCCGGCGTCGAAGCCGCCGTGGCCGACTACACCTTTCCCGTACGCCAGGGCGGCTCCGTGCTGACCGGGCACGGGTGGGGGTCGCACGCCTTCACCGGCGCCGCGCTCACCTCCGGCGCCGCACCCCGTACCGGCGAGGTCGTCCTCGACGCCTCGGCGAAGGCCCGTGTCGGCGACACCGTCTCGCTCGAAACCCCCGCCGGGCGCGCCGACTTCCGCGTCTCCGGGCTCGCGAAGGCCGGGTCGGGCGACGCGGGCGGGCAGCCCACCGGGTGGTTCGCCGACGCCCAGTCCTCCGCCCTCGCCGGGCATCCCGGGAAGGCCGACGCCATCGCCGTCCTCGCGAAGGACGGGACGGACGCCAACGCCCTCGCCGCCGGCGTCGAGAAGGCGCTTGCCGGGTCCGGCGCCCAGGTGCACACCGGCGACGACCGCGGCGCCGTCGAGGACCACGGCCTCGCGTACGCCAAGGAGATGCTCACCGGACTCGGCGGCTCCTTCGGCGGGATCGCCGCCGTGGTCGCCGTCTTCACGGCGTCCGGCACCGTCGCGCTCTCCGTCGCCCAGCGCGCCCGCGAGTTCGCGCTGCTGCGCGCCGTCGGCGCCACCCCGCGCCAGATCCGCCGCGCGGTCGCCTCCGAGGCGCTGCTCGTCGCGCCGCTCGCCGGGCTGGTCGGCTGTCTGCCCGGGATCGGGCTCGCGCACTGGTGGTTCGGGCAGTTGAAGGACCGCGGGGCCGTCCCCGACGCCGTCCAGCTGCACGTTTCGTGGATCCCGCTCGTCGCTGCCGTCGGTACGGGGCTGCTCACCGCGCTCGTCGCCGGCTGGGCGGCCGGGCGCAGGCCCGCGAGGACCAAGCCGGGCCAGGCGCTCGCCGAGGCGTCGGTGGAGCGGCTGCGGCCGGGCGTGATCCGTACCGTACTGGGCGTGGCAGCCCTCGTCGGCGGGGGTTTCCTCACGGGCCTCGCCGCCCGTTCGGCCGGGGACGACGCGGCCAACGCGGCCCTCGGCGTCGTCATGCTGTTCATGCTCGCCGTCGCGCTGCTCGGCCCCCTCGTGGCCCGGCTGTGCGTGGCGCTCTTCGGGCTCCCGCTGCGCGGCCGGGGCGCCGCGGCCACGCTCGCCGCCGACAACTCCCGTACGAACGCCCGCCGTCTGGCCTCCGCGATCACCCCGATCGTGCTGGCCATGGCCTTCGCCTCGACGCTCGCCTTCATGCACACGAGCGAAAGCCACGTCGCCGCCCGGCAGTTGGCCGCCGGTGTCACGGCGGACCACGTCGTCACGCACCCCGCCGGGCTCCCCGCCGAAGCCGTCGACCGGGCCGCCCGCGCACCGGGCGTCGAAGCGGCCGTGGGCCTGCTCGACGCGCAGGTGCTCGTGCCCGTCGGCTCCGGCGGCGACCGCTATCTGCAGGGCTCGGCGACCCAGGGCATCTCGGGATCGGGTGCGCAGCTCGCCAAGGTGCAGGATCTCGACGTACGCAGTGGCAGCCTGGACCAGGTCGGCCAGGGCCGCATCGCCGTCGACAAGATGCTCGCCGCATCGGCGAAGGTCACCGTCGGCGACAAGCTGCCGATGTACCTTCCGGACGGCACCAGGACCAGCCCCGAGGTCGTCGCCGTGTACGGCCGCGGGCTCGGCCTCCCGGCCGTGACCATGGACCGCGCCGCCCTGGCCGCCCACGTCACCGCGCCCTACGACTCCACGCTGCTGGTACGCGGCGGAGACGCCAACTCCCTTGCCCCGCTGGGCAAAGTCACCGACGCGTCCGGCTACGCGCTCGAGAAGAGCACCGACGCCGAGCTCAACGCCTGGGCCAACTACACGATGGCCGGGGTCCTGGGCGGCTTCGCCGCGGTCGCCGCCGTCAACACCCTGGTGATGACCGTCTTCGACCGCCGCCGCGAGCTCTCGATGCTCCGTCTCGTCGGCGCCACCAGGCGTCAGGTGATGGGCATGCTGCGCTGGGAGGGCCTGCTGGTGGCGGTCGCCGGCGTCGTCCTCGGCACGGCCATCGCCGCGGCCACCCTGGTCCCGATGGTGCGCGGCCTGACGGGCGAGGCTCCGTACGTACCGCCGCTCGTCTACGGTTCCTTCGCCGCGGCAGCGGTGGGCCTCGCCCTCCTCGCGGTCACCCTCCCGGCGCGCGCGGCGCTCAGGGTCCGGCAGGGCTGA
- a CDS encoding sensor histidine kinase, with protein MLWIGVWLIFMGAPISKLLGDDYTGAEEVFGWAGLVVFVAAYLVLVFRQTARLLSPDRVYGALAFLGALALTMSLTLGSAWLVLFVYVAVGAGAVLPIRIARWAILATTGVMVLVSLLDDHPAKVVTPLLVPAVLGGFAMTGVRQLVRTTVELKEARATVAQLAANEERLRLARDLHDLLGHSLSLITLKSELAGRMLPDSPDRAAQQVADIERVSRQALTDVRSAVTGYRRPTLPGELAGARTALAAAGITATVPEDPGPLDLTEEREAALAWALREAITNVVRHSGARTCTVTLAPRQTLDGRHLALSVHDDGRGAAPAAYGNGLTGLTERLAGVGGTLETEVSRGFTLTARVPLKSGS; from the coding sequence ATGCTCTGGATCGGCGTCTGGCTGATCTTCATGGGCGCGCCCATCAGCAAGCTCCTCGGCGACGACTACACCGGCGCCGAGGAGGTCTTCGGCTGGGCCGGCCTCGTCGTCTTCGTCGCCGCCTACCTGGTCCTGGTCTTCCGCCAGACCGCCCGGCTGCTCTCCCCGGACCGCGTCTACGGTGCGCTCGCCTTCCTCGGCGCCCTCGCCCTCACGATGTCGCTCACGCTCGGCTCGGCCTGGCTGGTGCTCTTCGTGTACGTGGCCGTGGGCGCCGGCGCGGTCCTGCCGATCCGTATCGCACGCTGGGCGATCCTCGCCACGACAGGGGTGATGGTCCTCGTCTCCCTCCTCGACGACCACCCGGCCAAGGTCGTCACCCCGCTCCTCGTCCCCGCCGTACTGGGCGGCTTCGCGATGACGGGGGTGCGCCAACTGGTCCGTACGACGGTGGAGTTGAAGGAAGCGCGCGCCACGGTCGCCCAGCTCGCCGCCAACGAGGAGCGCCTCCGCCTCGCCCGCGACCTCCACGACCTCCTGGGCCACTCCCTCTCCCTGATCACCCTCAAGTCCGAGCTCGCGGGCCGCATGCTGCCCGACAGCCCCGACCGGGCGGCCCAGCAGGTGGCCGACATCGAGCGCGTCAGCCGCCAGGCACTGACCGACGTGCGCAGCGCCGTCACCGGCTACCGGCGCCCCACGCTCCCCGGCGAACTGGCGGGCGCCCGTACGGCATTGGCGGCAGCCGGCATCACCGCGACGGTTCCCGAGGACCCGGGCCCCCTGGACCTCACCGAGGAGCGCGAGGCGGCGCTCGCCTGGGCGTTGCGCGAGGCCATCACCAACGTCGTACGGCACAGCGGGGCCCGCACCTGCACCGTCACGCTCGCCCCGCGCCAGACGCTGGACGGCCGCCACCTGGCGCTCTCGGTGCACGACGACGGCCGGGGCGCCGCGCCCGCGGCCTACGGAAACGGCCTCACGGGCCTCACCGAACGCCTCGCCGGGGTCGGCGGCACGCTGGAGACCGAGGTGTCCCGGGGCTTCACGCTCACGGCCCGTGTCCCCCTAAAATCCGGTTCATGA
- a CDS encoding DUF6113 family protein, which translates to MSTSQGPGSGLAAPLNFGRIGAYFGLAVLGALTGVAGALIQPAWFPGGLILALAASAGVFLGGRVAMGGALGVGAPAAGWLISVMFLTATRPEGDFVFGAGTGSYLFLLGGMIVAVICATLAKLPQAPGGSARPGK; encoded by the coding sequence GTGAGTACGTCGCAGGGGCCCGGCAGCGGTCTCGCCGCCCCGCTGAACTTCGGCCGGATCGGCGCCTACTTCGGGCTCGCGGTCCTCGGCGCGCTGACCGGTGTCGCCGGTGCGCTGATCCAACCCGCCTGGTTCCCCGGCGGATTGATCCTGGCGCTGGCCGCGTCGGCCGGAGTCTTCCTCGGCGGCCGGGTCGCGATGGGCGGCGCGCTCGGCGTCGGGGCGCCCGCCGCGGGCTGGCTGATCTCCGTCATGTTCCTGACCGCGACCCGTCCCGAGGGCGACTTCGTCTTCGGCGCCGGCACCGGTTCGTATCTCTTCCTGCTCGGAGGGATGATCGTCGCTGTGATCTGCGCCACGCTCGCCAAGCTGCCGCAGGCGCCCGGAGGTTCTGCCCGACCTGGGAAGTGA
- a CDS encoding response regulator transcription factor, translating to MIRLLLAEDQSMVREALAALLGLEPDFEVVAQVARGDEVLEAARAHEVDVALLDIEMPGMTGIEAAAQLRRELPELKVVVLTTFGRPGYLRSAMESGASAFLVKDAPAAQLAAAVRKVLAGERVIDPTLAAAALAEGANPLTDRERDVLRAAADGSTNAELAEALHLSQGTVRNYLSTAIQKLTARNRAEAVRIAREKGWL from the coding sequence ATGATCAGGCTCCTGCTCGCCGAGGACCAGTCGATGGTCCGCGAAGCACTCGCGGCCCTGCTGGGTCTGGAACCGGACTTCGAGGTCGTCGCCCAAGTGGCGCGCGGCGACGAGGTCCTGGAGGCGGCGCGCGCCCACGAGGTGGACGTGGCGCTGCTCGACATCGAGATGCCGGGGATGACGGGCATCGAGGCGGCGGCGCAGCTGCGGCGCGAACTCCCGGAGCTGAAGGTGGTGGTCCTGACAACGTTCGGGCGGCCCGGGTATCTCCGCAGCGCGATGGAGTCGGGGGCGTCGGCGTTCCTGGTGAAGGACGCACCGGCGGCCCAACTGGCGGCGGCGGTACGGAAGGTCCTCGCGGGGGAGCGGGTCATCGACCCCACACTCGCGGCGGCGGCCCTGGCGGAGGGCGCGAATCCGCTCACGGATCGCGAGCGGGACGTACTGCGTGCGGCGGCGGACGGCTCGACGAACGCGGAACTGGCGGAGGCGCTGCACCTGTCGCAGGGCACGGTCCGCAACTACCTCTCGACGGCCATCCAGAAACTGACGGCCCGCAACCGGGCGGAAGCGGTGCGGATCGCCCGCGAGAAGGGCTGGCTTTGA
- a CDS encoding ABC transporter ATP-binding protein, protein MTTQPAPTASSVVSFENVNKSYGTVRAVADLSLTLHPGETVALLGPNGAGKSTTLDLLLGLRPADTGTVTVFGTTPTEAIAAGHVGAMLQSGGLMEEVTVREIVRLACDLHRKPHPVDEVLSRAGIDQIADRKVNKLSGGQEQRVRFALATAGDNDLIVLDEPTTGMDVTARQAFWATMREQADRGRTVLFATHYLEEADAIADRVLVLHKGRLLADGTASEIKAKAGARRIAFDLEGVIDEPALRELPFLTSFDVSARTVRIQSTDADATVHAIYSLGLYPRNLEVAGLGLEQAFVAITEAEEAKAA, encoded by the coding sequence ATGACCACACAACCCGCTCCCACCGCGTCGTCCGTGGTGAGCTTCGAGAACGTCAACAAGAGCTACGGCACCGTACGCGCCGTGGCCGACCTCTCGCTCACCCTCCACCCGGGCGAGACGGTCGCCCTCCTCGGCCCCAACGGAGCGGGCAAGTCCACCACCCTCGACCTCCTCCTCGGCCTGCGTCCCGCGGACACCGGCACGGTCACCGTCTTCGGTACGACACCCACCGAGGCCATCGCGGCCGGACACGTCGGGGCGATGCTGCAGAGCGGCGGCCTGATGGAGGAGGTCACGGTCCGCGAGATCGTCAGACTCGCCTGCGACCTGCACCGCAAACCGCACCCGGTCGACGAGGTCCTCAGCCGGGCCGGAATCGACCAGATCGCCGACCGCAAGGTCAACAAGCTCTCCGGCGGCCAGGAACAGCGGGTGCGCTTCGCGCTCGCCACCGCGGGCGACAACGACCTGATCGTCCTCGACGAGCCGACGACCGGCATGGACGTCACCGCCCGCCAGGCCTTCTGGGCCACGATGCGCGAGCAGGCCGACCGGGGCCGCACGGTCCTCTTCGCCACGCACTACCTGGAGGAGGCCGACGCGATCGCCGACCGCGTGCTGGTGCTCCACAAGGGGCGGCTGCTCGCCGACGGCACGGCCTCGGAGATCAAGGCGAAGGCGGGGGCGCGCCGTATCGCCTTCGACCTGGAGGGCGTGATCGACGAGCCGGCGCTGCGCGAACTCCCGTTCCTCACCAGCTTCGACGTGTCGGCCCGTACGGTCCGCATCCAGTCGACGGACGCGGACGCGACCGTCCACGCGATCTACTCGCTCGGCCTCTACCCGCGCAACCTCGAAGTCGCGGGCCTCGGCCTGGAGCAGGCCTTCGTCGCCATCACCGAGGCCGAGGAGGCCAAAGCAGCATGA
- a CDS encoding S9 family peptidase encodes MPTNSPKQLSFPRQYARTQRFTLGAPRAFTVSPDGNHVLFLRSPSGTDRAGALWSLDLEGPAERLVADPQALLGGAAEELSAQERARRERSREGSAGIVGYAVDAAASLAAFALSGRLFTAEVRTGATRELPAPGPVLDPRPSPDGRLVAYVTQGALRVVGADGRDDRALAEPEDAHTTYGLAEFIAAEEMQRSRGYWWAPDSARLLVARADDSAVQRWWIADPAHPDREPAEVGYPAAGTPNAEVRLFLQELDGGRTEVVWDRVRHPYLASVHWSSDGAPLLLVQARDQRSQRYLAVDTESGATRTVHVDEDPVWLDLFPGVPAWAPDGRLVRIADEGGARVLAVGDRALTGGQLHVRAVLDISQGDVLISASAGEDAKAPETGEIHVYRVNELGVERISQGAGVHSAVRSGGVTVLSSARTDRPGAAVRVERDGKEVAAIVSYAEKPALTARVQLVEGGARKIPCAVLLPTGHRESDGVLPVLLDPYGGPHGQRVVAAHNPYLTSQWFADQGFAVIVADGRGAPGRSPGWEKAIRDNFVLTLDDQIDALHGLAEQGFPLDLDRVAIRGWSYGGYLAALAVLRRPDVFHAGIAGAPVTDWRLYDTHYTERYLGDPAAQPDVYAANSLVTDDGLTEPADPVRPLMVIHGLADDNVVAAHTLRLSSALLAAGRPHEVLPLSGVTHMTPQEQVAENLLLLQVDFLKRSLGMTP; translated from the coding sequence ATGCCGACGAACTCGCCGAAGCAGCTCTCCTTCCCGCGCCAGTACGCACGGACCCAGCGCTTCACCCTCGGCGCCCCGCGCGCTTTCACCGTGTCGCCGGACGGGAATCACGTCCTGTTCCTGCGTTCGCCCTCGGGCACCGACCGGGCCGGCGCCCTCTGGTCGCTCGACCTCGAAGGGCCCGCCGAGCGCCTGGTCGCCGACCCGCAGGCACTCCTCGGCGGCGCGGCCGAGGAGCTCTCCGCGCAGGAGCGGGCGCGCCGCGAGCGCAGCCGGGAGGGTTCGGCGGGCATCGTCGGTTACGCGGTTGACGCCGCGGCCTCCCTCGCCGCCTTCGCGCTGTCGGGCCGGCTGTTCACGGCGGAGGTACGGACCGGCGCCACGCGCGAACTCCCCGCCCCCGGGCCGGTGCTCGACCCCCGGCCCTCCCCGGACGGCAGGCTCGTCGCGTACGTGACCCAGGGCGCGCTCCGGGTCGTCGGCGCGGACGGCAGGGACGACAGGGCGCTCGCGGAGCCCGAGGACGCGCATACGACGTACGGGCTCGCGGAGTTCATCGCGGCCGAGGAGATGCAGCGCTCACGCGGCTACTGGTGGGCGCCCGACTCGGCGCGCCTGCTGGTCGCGCGGGCCGACGACAGCGCCGTACAGCGGTGGTGGATCGCCGATCCCGCGCACCCGGACCGCGAGCCCGCCGAGGTCGGCTATCCGGCGGCGGGGACGCCCAACGCGGAGGTGCGGCTCTTCCTGCAGGAGCTCGACGGCGGCCGCACCGAGGTCGTGTGGGACCGGGTCCGCCACCCGTATCTGGCGTCCGTGCACTGGTCGTCGGACGGCGCGCCGCTGCTGCTCGTACAGGCGCGCGACCAGCGCAGCCAGCGTTATCTGGCGGTCGACACGGAGTCCGGCGCCACCCGGACCGTGCACGTGGACGAGGACCCGGTGTGGCTGGATCTCTTCCCCGGGGTGCCCGCCTGGGCGCCGGACGGACGGCTCGTGCGGATCGCGGACGAGGGCGGGGCACGGGTCCTCGCGGTGGGCGACCGGGCGCTGACCGGCGGGCAGTTGCACGTACGGGCCGTGCTGGACATCTCTCAGGGCGATGTCCTGATCTCGGCGTCGGCGGGCGAGGACGCGAAGGCCCCCGAGACCGGTGAGATCCATGTCTACCGGGTCAACGAGCTGGGCGTGGAACGGATTTCACAGGGCGCCGGTGTCCACTCCGCGGTCCGCTCCGGCGGTGTCACGGTCCTCTCCTCGGCCCGGACGGACCGGCCCGGCGCGGCGGTCCGGGTGGAGCGGGACGGCAAGGAGGTCGCCGCGATCGTCTCGTATGCCGAGAAGCCGGCGCTCACCGCCCGGGTGCAGCTCGTCGAGGGGGGCGCACGGAAGATTCCGTGCGCCGTCCTGCTCCCCACCGGCCACCGCGAGTCGGACGGAGTGCTTCCGGTGCTCCTCGACCCGTACGGCGGGCCGCACGGCCAGCGGGTGGTCGCCGCGCACAACCCATACCTCACCTCGCAGTGGTTCGCCGACCAGGGCTTCGCGGTGATCGTCGCCGACGGGCGGGGTGCGCCCGGGCGTTCGCCCGGCTGGGAGAAGGCGATCAGGGACAACTTCGTCCTCACCCTCGACGACCAGATCGACGCCCTGCACGGTCTGGCCGAACAGGGCTTCCCGCTGGACCTCGACCGGGTCGCCATCCGCGGCTGGTCGTACGGCGGTTACCTCGCGGCGCTCGCGGTGCTGCGCCGCCCCGACGTCTTCCACGCGGGGATCGCGGGGGCGCCGGTGACCGACTGGCGGCTGTACGACACCCACTACACCGAGCGCTACCTCGGCGACCCGGCCGCGCAGCCCGACGTGTACGCCGCCAACTCCCTGGTCACCGACGACGGACTCACCGAACCGGCCGACCCCGTACGCCCGTTGATGGTCATCCACGGCCTCGCGGACGACAACGTGGTCGCCGCCCACACTCTGCGGCTCTCCTCGGCGCTGCTGGCGGCGGGCCGTCCGCACGAGGTGCTGCCGCTCAGCGGGGTGACCCATATGACGCCGCAGGAGCAGGTCGCGGAGAACCTGCTCCTGCTCCAAGTGGACTTCCTCAAGCGATCGTTGGGGATGACCCCGTAG
- a CDS encoding helix-turn-helix domain-containing protein translates to MVARQEISAWRPPVAGVVEVFHAHFTEHAYPMHVHDAWTLLIVDDGAVRYDLDRHEHGTPGDTVSLLPPQVPHNGSPATPDGFRKRVIYLDLSVLGADLIGPAVDGPDLVDPVLRQRIAQLHTALAVRGDELEAESRLAFIGERLRGHLRTGLAPAADAADRGVARRLRELLDARLVDGVTLEEAARTVHADPTHLVRAFSGAFGIAPHQYLTSRRVDRARRLLLDGRPVGDVAAATGFYDQSHLTRHFKRVVGIAPGRYARTGARQFSMARADLARPLITSAVAGSTSATTSA, encoded by the coding sequence ATGGTGGCCCGGCAGGAGATCTCCGCATGGCGCCCCCCGGTCGCGGGTGTCGTCGAGGTCTTCCATGCCCACTTCACCGAGCACGCCTACCCGATGCACGTCCACGACGCCTGGACCCTGCTGATCGTCGACGACGGGGCCGTCCGCTACGACCTGGACCGCCACGAGCACGGCACCCCCGGCGACACCGTCTCCCTGCTCCCGCCGCAGGTCCCGCACAACGGCTCGCCCGCGACCCCGGACGGCTTCCGCAAGCGGGTCATCTACCTGGACCTGTCGGTGCTCGGCGCGGACCTCATCGGCCCCGCGGTCGACGGCCCCGATCTCGTCGATCCCGTACTGCGGCAGCGCATCGCCCAGTTGCACACCGCCCTCGCCGTACGCGGCGACGAGCTGGAGGCGGAGAGCCGGCTGGCGTTCATCGGGGAGCGGCTGCGCGGGCACCTCAGGACCGGGCTCGCCCCCGCGGCGGATGCGGCGGACCGAGGTGTCGCCCGCCGCCTCCGTGAACTCCTCGACGCACGGCTGGTCGACGGGGTCACCCTGGAGGAGGCCGCGCGGACCGTGCACGCCGATCCGACCCATCTCGTACGGGCCTTCAGCGGCGCCTTCGGGATCGCCCCGCACCAGTACCTGACGTCCCGCCGAGTCGACCGGGCCCGCCGCCTGCTCCTCGACGGGCGGCCCGTGGGGGACGTCGCGGCAGCCACCGGCTTCTACGACCAGTCGCACCTGACCCGCCACTTCAAGCGCGTCGTGGGCATCGCCCCCGGCCGCTACGCCCGTACCGGAGCCCGTCAGTTCAGCATGGCCCGCGCCGACCTGGCCCGGCCCCTGATCACCTCGGCCGTCGCCGGCTCGACCTCCGCCACCACGTCCGCGTAG
- a CDS encoding DUF2000 domain-containing protein has translation MTTDNATGSAPVRFDTKIAVLLRDDLETWQRLNVTAFLVSGLGTVIPEVIGEPYADADDTAYLPMFRQPVLVFEGSKETLTAAHAKALGRGLPVSVFTSDLFATGHDADNRAAVRAVGRDHLDLVGIAVHGPRNAVDKALKGARMHP, from the coding sequence ATGACCACCGACAACGCCACCGGCTCCGCCCCCGTCCGTTTCGACACCAAGATCGCCGTGCTGCTCCGGGACGACCTGGAGACGTGGCAGCGGCTGAACGTCACCGCCTTCCTGGTCAGCGGCCTGGGCACGGTGATCCCCGAGGTGATCGGCGAGCCGTACGCGGACGCCGACGACACCGCGTACCTTCCGATGTTCCGCCAGCCGGTCCTGGTCTTCGAGGGCTCGAAGGAGACGCTGACCGCCGCGCACGCCAAGGCCCTCGGCCGCGGGCTCCCGGTGTCGGTCTTCACCTCGGACCTGTTCGCCACGGGCCACGACGCCGACAACCGTGCGGCGGTACGGGCCGTGGGCAGGGACCACCTCGACCTGGTGGGGATCGCGGTGCACGGGCCGCGCAACGCGGTGGACAAGGCGCTCAAGGGCGCGCGGATGCACCCGTGA
- a CDS encoding ABC transporter permease gives MTTLIRLEITRTLRNKKFMFFSILYPSIIYLLFSASKTPTDKIPGTDLTFQNFYVVAMASFGALTAVLMGNSERIAKEREKGWVRQLRLTSLPGRGYVLAKIASAAVVTLPCIVVVFVVSAVLKDVRFDAWQWVALTGAIWAGSLVFAALGVAIGYIASGDAVRPITMIIYFSLSMAGGLWFPTATWPDWAQNIIKWLPTHAYAALGQAIETGNAPHAQDVAILFAYFLLFAGGAAYLYRKDTLKA, from the coding sequence ATGACCACGCTCATCAGGCTCGAAATCACGCGGACCCTGCGGAACAAGAAGTTCATGTTCTTCTCGATCCTCTACCCGTCGATCATCTATCTGTTGTTCTCGGCCTCGAAGACCCCCACGGACAAGATCCCCGGCACGGATCTGACCTTCCAGAACTTCTACGTCGTCGCGATGGCCTCCTTCGGCGCGCTGACCGCCGTCCTGATGGGCAACAGCGAACGCATCGCCAAGGAGCGCGAGAAGGGCTGGGTCCGCCAACTGCGCCTCACCTCGCTGCCCGGCCGCGGCTACGTCCTCGCGAAGATCGCCAGCGCGGCCGTGGTCACGCTGCCCTGCATCGTCGTGGTCTTCGTCGTCTCGGCCGTGCTCAAGGACGTGCGCTTCGACGCCTGGCAGTGGGTGGCGCTCACCGGTGCCATCTGGGCAGGCAGCCTGGTGTTCGCGGCCCTGGGTGTCGCCATCGGCTACATCGCCAGCGGTGACGCGGTCCGCCCGATCACGATGATCATCTACTTCAGTCTCTCCATGGCCGGCGGTCTCTGGTTCCCGACGGCGACCTGGCCGGACTGGGCGCAGAACATCATCAAGTGGCTTCCCACCCACGCCTACGCGGCCCTCGGCCAGGCCATCGAAACGGGCAACGCCCCGCACGCCCAGGACGTGGCGATCCTCTTCGCCTACTTCCTGCTCTTCGCGGGCGGCGCCGCCTACCTCTACCGCAAGGACACCCTGAAGGCGTGA